A portion of the Candidatus Woesearchaeota archaeon genome contains these proteins:
- the dnaJ gene encoding molecular chaperone DnaJ, protein MNKKDYYEVLGLSKGASKEDIKKAYKKLAKQYHPDISKDKGTEEKFKEISEAYAVLSDDNKRKQYDQFGHAGFDQRYSQEDIFRNAHFEDIFSEIFGRNSGDQEDFFGGSIFDMFFGGSQRKQRGADLRYDLEITLEEAARGVKKTLHYERLEKCKECKGTGAEEGKTETCKHCNGTGQYKQVQRTPFGLFAHTSRCGECNGSGKIIIKKCKKCHGHGKINSQKEIQVSIPAGVDNGMQLRLNGEGETGSHGTGDLYVFIHVLESEIYERRGMDLYTNTKVSFADATLGTIIEVPTLEGNAELKVPAGTQPGTLFRLKSKGMRRVNSSVRGDLYIKVNVEVPQSLSKRQKELIEELKENESKKKSIFEKISEAVMFLF, encoded by the coding sequence ATGAATAAAAAAGACTATTACGAAGTACTTGGATTAAGTAAAGGTGCTTCAAAGGAAGATATAAAGAAGGCTTACAAAAAGCTAGCTAAACAGTATCATCCTGATATAAGCAAAGATAAGGGCACAGAAGAGAAATTTAAAGAAATATCTGAAGCTTATGCTGTTCTTTCTGATGATAATAAAAGAAAACAGTATGATCAATTTGGACATGCTGGATTTGATCAAAGATATTCTCAAGAAGATATATTTAGAAATGCCCACTTTGAAGATATATTTAGTGAAATATTTGGAAGAAATTCTGGAGATCAAGAAGATTTCTTTGGTGGAAGTATATTTGATATGTTTTTTGGGGGTAGTCAAAGAAAACAAAGAGGTGCGGATTTAAGATATGATTTGGAAATCACATTAGAAGAAGCTGCAAGAGGTGTAAAGAAAACTTTGCATTATGAAAGATTAGAAAAATGTAAAGAATGTAAAGGTACTGGTGCTGAAGAGGGAAAAACTGAAACATGTAAACATTGCAATGGTACTGGACAATATAAACAAGTTCAAAGAACTCCTTTTGGATTGTTTGCACATACATCAAGATGTGGAGAGTGTAATGGTTCTGGAAAAATTATAATTAAAAAATGTAAAAAATGTCATGGACATGGAAAAATTAATTCTCAAAAAGAAATTCAAGTAAGTATTCCTGCAGGTGTAGATAATGGAATGCAATTAAGATTAAATGGTGAAGGTGAAACTGGAAGTCATGGGACTGGAGATTTATATGTTTTTATTCATGTTTTAGAATCTGAAATATATGAAAGAAGAGGCATGGATTTGTATACTAATACTAAAGTTTCTTTTGCTGATGCAACACTAGGAACAATAATTGAAGTTCCTACATTAGAAGGAAATGCGGAATTAAAAGTTCCAGCAGGAACACAACCAGGAACATTATTTAGATTAAAATCAAAGGGTATGCGTAGGGTAAATAGTTCTGTAAGAGGAGATTTGTATATTAAAGTTAATGTTGAAGTTCCTCAGTCTTTAAGCAAAAGACAAAAAGAATTAATTGAGGAATTAAAAGAAAATGAATCAAAGAAAAAGTCTATATTTGAAAAG